In Hemiscyllium ocellatum isolate sHemOce1 chromosome 2, sHemOce1.pat.X.cur, whole genome shotgun sequence, a single window of DNA contains:
- the lysmd3 gene encoding lysM and putative peptidoglycan-binding domain-containing protein 3 — translation MAGRSQTRFLPATIQPALGSNVYVFASGTPSENELSEEDTECFELRPRGKEKIRRTTSKDRLDDIVYLIWEIQEGDTLNALALQYCCTVADIKRVNNLIKDQDFFALRSVKIPVKKFTLLGDTYSPAKSRLVSRPALESNAQFQDPNTGEDSSSSENADNFLREVDKDIERIVKSNDTTKEHLNEVVSSLTTQPFCQAADRKILPRKDPHYGADWGMRWWNAVMIMLVVGIVTPVFYLLYYEVLVKVETSHHSTVESTNLPVTQPSQQEPKHSYGINSMERTKMASEEALEHVNSNVHVTVT, via the exons ATGGCAGGGAGAAGTCAAACTCGTTTCTTGCCGGCTACTATTCAGCCAGCACTGGGAAGCAATGTTTACGTATTTGCCAGTGGCACACCTTCAGAAAATGAACTTTCTGAAGAGGATACAGAATGTTTTGAGCTGAGACCAAGAGGAAAGGAGAAAATACGAAGAACAACATCTAAAGATCGGTTGGATGATATTGTGTATCTGATCTGGGAAATTCAAGAGGGCGACACTTTGAATGCACTTGCCTTGCAATACTGTTGTACT GTTGCAGATATCAAGAGGGTTAATAATCTGATCAAAGATCAAGACTTTTTTGCTCTCAGATCTGTGAAGATTCCTGTGAAAAAGTTCACTTTGTTGGGTGACACATACAGTCCAGCCAAATCAAGACTAGTTTCACGTCCTGCCTTGGAGTCTAATGCACAATTTCAGGACCCCAATACGGGTGAAGATTCCTCTTCAAGTGAAAACGCTGATAACTTTCTCCGGGAAGTTGATAAAGACATAGAAAGAATAGTGAAGTCAAATGACACCACTAAGGAGCATTTAAATGAGGTTGTTTCTTCTTTAACTACACAACCATTTTGTCAAGCGGCAGATCGAAAAATATTACCGCGGAAAGATCCACATTATGGAGCTGACTGGGGCATGCGCTGGTGGAATGCAGTGATGATAATGTTGGTAGTTGGAATTGTTACACCTGTGTTTTATCTACTCTACTATGAAGTCCTTGTAAAGGTTGAAACAAGCCATCATTCTACTGTGGAATCAACAAATCTACCTGTAACTCAGCCTTCACAGCAAGAGCCAAAGCATAGCTATGGAATTAATTCTATGGAAAGGACAAAAATGGCCTCAGAGGAGGCCCTTGAGCATGTGAATTCTAATGTTCATGTGACTGTCACCTGA